One genomic segment of Fusobacterium sp. IOR10 includes these proteins:
- the folP gene encoding dihydropteroate synthase: MAIKYKNIEINLNKKTLIMGILNVTPDSFSDGGNYFDINRAFFKAKEMIKDGADIIDIGGMSTRPGHEDVSIDEEINRVIPIIKKISSELDILISIDTYHWEVAKEAIKNGAHIVNDVWGLQKDNGEMAKIVGKSGAILVAMHNKNNTTYTDDIILSIRNFFKNTFEIAEKNNIKLDKIILDPGIGFGKNLDQNIEVLSRLEELTDLGPMLLGTSRKGFIGSITNVKIPKDRVYGTIATSIIGIQKGVNIIRVHDVKEHKEALLMTDKILKKYVYAQK, encoded by the coding sequence CTCTTTTTCAGATGGAGGAAATTATTTTGATATAAATAGAGCTTTTTTTAAAGCTAAAGAAATGATTAAAGATGGTGCTGATATTATTGATATTGGTGGAATGTCCACAAGACCAGGCCATGAAGATGTTTCTATAGATGAAGAAATTAATAGAGTCATCCCTATTATTAAAAAAATATCCTCTGAACTTGATATTTTAATTTCTATTGATACTTATCATTGGGAAGTTGCCAAGGAAGCTATTAAAAATGGAGCACATATTGTTAATGATGTATGGGGACTACAAAAAGATAATGGTGAAATGGCTAAAATAGTTGGAAAATCTGGAGCAATTTTAGTGGCTATGCACAATAAAAATAATACAACTTATACAGATGATATTATTTTATCAATTAGAAATTTTTTTAAAAATACTTTTGAAATTGCTGAAAAAAATAATATTAAATTAGATAAAATTATTCTTGATCCTGGAATTGGATTTGGAAAAAATTTAGATCAAAATATAGAGGTTTTATCTAGGTTAGAAGAATTAACTGACTTGGGACCCATGCTTTTAGGTACTTCTAGAAAAGGTTTTATTGGAAGTATAACTAATGTAAAAATCCCAAAAGACAGAGTGTATGGGACAATCGCCACATCTATTATAGGTATACAAAAAGGTGTTAACATTATAAGAGTTCACGATGTTAAAGAACATAAAGAGGCGCTTTTAATGACAGATAAAATCCTTAAAAAATATGTATATGCTCAAAAATAA
- the mnmG gene encoding tRNA uridine-5-carboxymethylaminomethyl(34) synthesis enzyme MnmG, with protein sequence MNSKYDVIVVGGGHGGVEAALASARMGKKTLLITLSLDTIAMMPCNPSIGGPGKSNLVAELDILGGQMGAQIDNYNLQLKDLNTSKGPAARITRGQADKYYYRIKMKEIIEKTPNLETLQECVEEIIVKENKVEGIVTSLGFKCYSETVVLATGTFLKGKIVIGDVEYKGGRHGELSAEKLSDSLRKNGLHIERYQTATPPRIDKRTVDFSKLEELHGEKHPRYFSIFTNKKENSVVPTWLTHTTEKTIDVVKELLKYSPIVSGIIETHGPRHCPSLDRKVLNFPQKTNHQIFLELESKESNELYVNGLTTAMPPFAQDKMLESIQGLEKAKIMRYGYAVEYDYIPAYQMYPSLENKLIEGLFTAGQINGTSGYEEAAAQGFIAGVNAARKVDKKDPIIIDRSEGYIGVLIDDLIHKKTPEPYRALPSRAEYRLTLRFDNGFMRLLKKSEEIGIISSDKINYLKICKENILAEVEKLKEIKISKQRSNEILEKYNSEKRVTKGIKANEMIKFKEISYINLAKELGIDILKYPNFVITQIETISKYDIFIKREEEQIKKFKRLEGISIPKNFNFKDIKGISNIAKSGLEDVKPLSIGEASRISGVTGNDIAILLGNIK encoded by the coding sequence ATGAATTCAAAATATGATGTTATAGTAGTTGGGGGAGGTCACGGAGGAGTTGAAGCAGCTTTAGCTTCAGCAAGAATGGGAAAGAAAACTTTATTAATCACTTTGTCTTTGGATACAATAGCAATGATGCCTTGCAATCCTTCCATTGGTGGCCCTGGAAAAAGTAATTTAGTTGCAGAATTAGATATTTTAGGTGGACAAATGGGTGCTCAAATAGATAATTATAATCTACAATTAAAGGATTTAAATACAAGTAAAGGTCCAGCAGCAAGAATAACAAGAGGACAGGCAGATAAATATTATTATAGAATTAAGATGAAAGAAATAATAGAAAAAACTCCTAATTTAGAAACCCTACAAGAATGTGTAGAAGAAATAATAGTTAAAGAAAATAAAGTTGAGGGTATAGTTACTTCTCTTGGATTTAAATGTTATTCTGAGACAGTTGTATTAGCAACAGGAACTTTTTTAAAAGGAAAAATAGTTATAGGAGATGTTGAATATAAAGGTGGAAGACACGGTGAATTATCAGCAGAGAAACTATCTGATAGTTTAAGAAAAAATGGATTACACATTGAAAGATATCAAACAGCTACTCCACCACGAATAGATAAAAGAACAGTTGATTTTTCAAAACTTGAAGAATTACATGGAGAAAAACATCCAAGATATTTTTCAATATTTACAAATAAAAAAGAAAATAGTGTGGTTCCAACATGGTTAACTCATACAACGGAAAAAACAATAGATGTAGTAAAAGAGTTGTTAAAATATTCTCCAATAGTATCTGGTATAATAGAAACTCATGGACCAAGACATTGCCCATCTTTGGATAGAAAAGTTTTAAATTTTCCTCAAAAAACAAATCATCAAATATTTTTAGAACTAGAATCTAAAGAATCAAATGAACTATATGTAAATGGTTTAACTACAGCAATGCCTCCATTTGCTCAAGATAAGATGCTAGAAAGTATACAAGGATTAGAAAAGGCTAAAATAATGAGATATGGATATGCTGTAGAATATGATTATATACCAGCTTACCAAATGTATCCTAGTTTAGAAAATAAATTAATAGAAGGTTTATTTACAGCTGGACAAATAAATGGGACATCAGGTTATGAAGAAGCAGCAGCTCAAGGATTTATAGCAGGGGTTAATGCAGCAAGAAAAGTTGATAAAAAAGATCCAATTATAATAGATAGAAGTGAAGGATATATAGGAGTATTAATTGATGATTTGATTCACAAAAAGACTCCAGAACCTTATAGGGCATTACCATCTAGAGCTGAATATAGATTAACATTGAGATTTGACAATGGTTTTATGAGATTATTGAAGAAATCAGAAGAGATAGGTATTATTTCAAGTGACAAAATAAATTATTTGAAAATATGTAAGGAAAATATTTTAGCAGAAGTTGAAAAATTAAAAGAAATAAAAATTTCAAAACAAAGATCCAATGAAATATTAGAGAAATATAATTCAGAAAAAAGAGTAACAAAAGGAATAAAAGCTAATGAGATGATTAAATTTAAGGAAATTAGTTATATTAATTTAGCTAAAGAATTAGGAATAGATATATTGAAATATCCTAATTTTGTCATAACTCAAATTGAGACTATATCAAAATATGATATTTTCATAAAAAGAGAAGAGGAACAAATAAAGAAATTTAAAAGATTAGAAGGAATATCAATTCCTAAAAATTTTAATTTTAAAGATATAAAAGGAATATCAAATATAGCCAAGTCAGGATTAGAAGATGTAAAGCCTTTATCAATAGGGGAAGCAAGTAGAATTAGTGGAGTAACAGGAAATGATATTGCTATTTTATTAGGAAATATAAAATAA
- the mnmE gene encoding tRNA uridine-5-carboxymethylaminomethyl(34) synthesis GTPase MnmE yields MMFDTIAAISTPRGEGGIGIVRISGDEALLILKKIFKTKSKKDVFNLKTYTINYGHIYDGDKLVDEVLVSVMRAPTTYTKEDIVEINCHGGYVITQKVLELVLEKGAKIAEPGEFTRRAFLNGRLDLTQAESVMDIIHGKTEKSISLSLNQLRGDLKEQIHNLKKLLMDVAAHVNVVLDYPEEGIDEPIPLNLVSNLHNVVEETNKLILSYDKGKMIKEGVKTAIVGKPNVGKSSLLNSVLREERAIVTRVAGTTRDTIEEIVNIKGIPLIMVDTAGIRDTEDEVENIGVQKSKELIKEADLVLFVLDSSKDLTKEDMEIYNSINNSKVIGILNKIDIRKELDISKLSKIKKWIEISALEKIGIDNLEDEIYNYVVSGKIEDSSEKLTITNIRHKSALEKTKQSVENIFETIDMGYPMDLIAVDLNDAIDSLSEVTGEISSEDLLDHVFNNFCVGK; encoded by the coding sequence ATAATGTTTGATACCATCGCTGCTATTTCTACTCCAAGAGGTGAGGGAGGAATAGGTATAGTAAGAATATCAGGAGATGAAGCTTTACTGATATTAAAAAAAATATTTAAGACTAAATCAAAAAAGGATGTTTTTAATTTAAAAACATACACAATAAACTACGGTCATATTTATGATGGAGATAAATTAGTTGATGAAGTTCTAGTATCTGTTATGAGAGCTCCAACAACATACACAAAGGAAGATATAGTTGAAATAAATTGTCATGGTGGTTATGTAATAACTCAGAAAGTTTTAGAACTAGTATTAGAAAAAGGTGCTAAAATAGCTGAACCAGGAGAATTTACAAGAAGAGCTTTTTTAAATGGAAGATTAGATTTAACACAAGCTGAGTCTGTAATGGATATTATACATGGAAAAACAGAGAAAAGTATTTCTTTATCTTTGAATCAATTAAGAGGAGATTTAAAGGAACAGATTCATAATTTGAAAAAATTATTAATGGATGTTGCTGCTCATGTAAATGTAGTTTTAGATTATCCAGAAGAAGGAATAGACGAACCAATACCTTTAAATTTAGTAAGTAATCTTCACAATGTGGTAGAAGAGACAAATAAACTTATATTATCTTACGACAAGGGTAAAATGATAAAAGAAGGTGTAAAAACAGCAATTGTAGGAAAGCCAAATGTAGGAAAATCAAGCCTTTTAAACTCTGTATTAAGAGAAGAAAGAGCTATAGTTACAAGAGTTGCAGGAACAACTAGAGATACTATAGAAGAAATAGTTAATATAAAGGGTATTCCTTTAATAATGGTTGATACAGCAGGAATAAGAGATACTGAAGATGAGGTAGAAAATATAGGAGTTCAAAAATCAAAAGAATTAATCAAAGAAGCTGATTTAGTTTTATTTGTTTTGGATTCATCTAAAGACTTAACAAAAGAAGATATGGAAATATATAATAGTATAAATAATAGCAAAGTTATTGGAATATTAAATAAGATAGATATAAGAAAAGAATTAGATATATCAAAATTATCAAAAATAAAAAAATGGATAGAAATATCAGCTTTAGAAAAAATAGGAATAGATAATTTAGAAGATGAAATATATAATTATGTTGTATCAGGAAAGATAGAAGATAGTTCTGAAAAATTAACAATAACTAATATTAGACATAAGTCAGCTTTAGAAAAAACAAAACAATCTGTGGAAAATATATTTGAGACTATAGATATGGGTTATCCTATGGACTTAATAGCAGTTGATTTAAATGATGCTATAGATTCATTATCTGAAGTTACTGGGGAAATATCAAGTGAAGATTTATTAGATCATGTATTTAATAATTTTTGTGTAGGAAAATAA
- the jag gene encoding RNA-binding cell elongation regulator Jag/EloR: protein MADFIEIKAMNQEEAKKRAIRVLDLDEQQILNIIEKNKSKSFLGFFNKEGLYKIEYTTDKIIKEKEVVETKEEVKIKENLKLNKKNKTIENKEKIEDIYKLSQEVLDKMNLNLKVNFLEFKDKIYYINLSGEDQGIIIGKKGKTLNSFEYLLNSLLKDTRVSVDVEGFKEKRNKTLRELATKMALKAIKTKRVVRLNPMPPRERKIIHEIINQYPELDTFSEGRDPKRYIVIKRKK from the coding sequence ATGGCAGACTTTATAGAAATTAAGGCTATGAATCAAGAAGAGGCTAAAAAAAGAGCTATTAGAGTTTTAGATCTAGATGAACAACAAATATTAAATATTATTGAAAAAAATAAAAGCAAATCTTTTTTAGGATTTTTTAATAAAGAGGGACTTTATAAAATAGAGTATACAACAGATAAAATTATTAAAGAAAAAGAAGTGGTTGAAACAAAAGAAGAAGTTAAAATAAAAGAAAATTTAAAATTAAATAAAAAAAATAAAACTATTGAAAACAAAGAAAAAATAGAAGATATTTATAAATTATCTCAAGAAGTATTGGATAAAATGAATTTGAATTTAAAAGTAAATTTTTTAGAATTTAAAGATAAAATTTATTATATTAATTTGTCTGGAGAAGATCAAGGGATAATAATAGGTAAAAAAGGTAAAACACTAAATAGTTTTGAGTATTTATTAAATTCTTTACTAAAGGATACACGAGTAAGTGTAGATGTGGAAGGATTTAAAGAGAAAAGAAACAAAACATTAAGAGAATTAGCAACTAAAATGGCATTAAAAGCTATAAAAACAAAAAGAGTTGTTAGATTAAATCCTATGCCTCCAAGAGAAAGAAAGATAATTCATGAAATAATAAATCAATATCCTGAATTAGATACTTTTAGTGAAGGTAGAGATCCTAAAAGATACATTGTAATTAAAAGAAAAAAATAA
- a CDS encoding YidC/Oxa1 family membrane protein insertase produces MSFLYGIFGKILNMFYGMTGSFGLAIIILTVLIKIILLPVTLKQDKSMKEMKKLQPKIDELKSKYKGDPQLLNQKTMALYKEHKVNPAGGCLPMLVQLPILWALFGVLRKEGVVPDETFLWFSLISPDPFFVLPILNGIISFVQQKVMGTANNPQMKKMMYMFPIMMVFISYKMPGGLQLYWLVSSLSGVAQQYFVMNRGE; encoded by the coding sequence ATGAGTTTTTTATACGGAATATTTGGAAAAATATTAAATATGTTTTATGGAATGACTGGGAGTTTTGGATTAGCCATTATAATATTGACGGTGTTAATAAAAATAATTTTATTACCAGTTACTTTAAAACAAGATAAATCAATGAAAGAAATGAAAAAATTACAGCCTAAAATTGATGAATTAAAATCAAAATATAAAGGCGATCCCCAATTATTGAATCAAAAAACAATGGCTCTTTATAAAGAGCATAAAGTTAATCCTGCAGGTGGATGTCTACCAATGTTAGTACAATTACCTATATTGTGGGCGTTGTTTGGAGTATTAAGAAAAGAAGGAGTAGTACCAGATGAGACATTTTTATGGTTCTCTTTAATTAGTCCAGATCCATTTTTTGTTTTACCAATATTAAATGGTATAATTTCATTTGTTCAACAAAAAGTTATGGGAACAGCAAATAATCCTCAAATGAAAAAAATGATGTATATGTTTCCTATCATGATGGTATTTATTTCATATAAAATGCCAGGTGGATTACAATTATATTGGCTAGTTTCTAGTTTAAGTGGTGTTGCTCAGCAATATTTTGTTATGAATAGAGGAGAGTAG
- the yidD gene encoding membrane protein insertion efficiency factor YidD, which produces MLKKIILNLIKIYQKLISPILGKNCRFIPTCSVYTYKAIEIHGVIKGIYLGVKRILKCHPFNEGGYDPVPPKKIKNKEK; this is translated from the coding sequence ATATTAAAAAAAATTATTTTAAACTTGATTAAAATATATCAAAAATTAATATCGCCAATTTTAGGAAAAAATTGTAGATTTATTCCTACTTGTTCAGTTTATACTTACAAAGCTATAGAAATACATGGAGTAATAAAAGGAATTTATTTAGGAGTAAAAAGGATCTTAAAATGCCATCCATTTAATGAAGGTGGGTATGATCCAGTGCCTCCTAAAAAAATAAAAAATAAGGAGAAATAA
- the rnpA gene encoding ribonuclease P protein component, whose product METLKKNNEFKIVYNYGNKSYGYYSLVFFKKTNNNYNKMGFVVSKKTGNAVCRNRIRRLFREYYRENEERIKKGYEIIFVGKKNAGKVYKNLKYQEMKKDIDKIFKKSNLFTY is encoded by the coding sequence ATGGAAACTTTAAAAAAAAACAATGAGTTTAAAATAGTTTATAATTACGGAAACAAAAGTTATGGATATTACTCTCTTGTTTTTTTTAAAAAAACAAATAATAATTATAACAAAATGGGATTTGTTGTTAGTAAAAAAACAGGGAATGCAGTTTGTAGAAATAGAATTAGAAGATTATTTAGAGAATATTATAGAGAGAATGAAGAAAGAATTAAAAAGGGATATGAAATTATTTTTGTAGGAAAAAAAAATGCCGGAAAAGTTTATAAAAATTTAAAGTATCAGGAGATGAAAAAAGATATTGATAAAATTTTTAAAAAATCAAATCTATTTACGTATTAA
- the rpmH gene encoding 50S ribosomal protein L34 — protein sequence MANVHTYQPNNRKYKKDHGFRARMKTKGGRQVLKRRRARGRKKLSA from the coding sequence ATGGCAAATGTACATACGTATCAACCAAATAATAGAAAATATAAAAAAGACCATGGCTTTAGAGCAAGAATGAAAACTAAAGGTGGAAGACAAGTACTAAAAAGAAGAAGAGCTAGAGGCAGAAAAAAATTATCAGCATAA
- a CDS encoding chromosomal replication initiator DnaA, with the protein MEKEKDNILESFLIPSVESLNKEIGKMDVKISNIPKIETREVVIQGTGNFLKLKDNIINIPIEMIVFPFFTPQKQNKRINFQYSFEDLGVTMFCTLVARDQNDKVYQPSLFEEKIYNFLISLYEAKKDMNLENLEDEEYIEFEIADFIVNFLGNKMNRVYYSKVEQALKNLKSTEYQFVVSNHTKFGKYKFEDEEFKLLTYKKLKVGKKIFYRVKLNKNIRNKIKDKRYIKYNSRALMEIMNKDPIAGRIYKYISKIRYESSDGRINIRTLAAIIPLRMEQETERISKNGEKKFYVLSRAKQVLKRVIKAYEVLKKLGYIKKYSYEEAKKENTYYLNYIFNGEKDGECHISSFLDNKNSSFLEHNKKKIINTTKLKKEIVEDAIIVKEKTASSSKNKKIETYNDLPEKLASFIHKAKRNIYVLRAWDKRTDTKIRKIYREDGENLACEILKILYKNLNKNIKTTLVQYINGVLKNIYKTNNGQKQNLTLFNNDVKEKVMISKKKIKQARKGIKNSLTNTIKELKEDVEISRDILIEFDKFDEYEKLKIEEKALKLCSEDTGTEESFLFVLKSNSKMIYLNTIKKYIGQVLDKSKD; encoded by the coding sequence ATGGAGAAAGAAAAAGATAATATTTTGGAGAGTTTTCTAATACCTTCTGTGGAGTCTTTAAATAAAGAAATAGGAAAAATGGATGTAAAAATATCAAATATACCTAAAATAGAAACAAGAGAGGTTGTAATACAAGGGACAGGAAATTTCTTGAAATTAAAAGATAATATTATTAATATTCCAATAGAAATGATAGTTTTTCCTTTTTTTACTCCTCAAAAACAAAACAAAAGAATTAATTTTCAATATTCCTTTGAAGATTTAGGGGTAACAATGTTCTGCACTTTAGTTGCAAGAGATCAAAATGATAAAGTCTATCAACCTTCTTTATTTGAAGAAAAAATATATAATTTTTTAATATCATTATATGAAGCAAAAAAAGATATGAATTTAGAAAATTTAGAAGATGAAGAGTATATTGAATTTGAAATAGCAGATTTTATTGTTAATTTTTTAGGAAATAAAATGAATAGAGTTTACTATTCTAAAGTTGAACAAGCTTTAAAAAATTTAAAAAGTACAGAGTATCAATTTGTTGTGTCAAATCATACTAAATTTGGAAAGTATAAATTTGAAGATGAAGAATTCAAATTATTAACTTATAAAAAATTAAAAGTTGGAAAAAAAATATTCTACAGAGTAAAACTTAATAAAAACATAAGAAATAAAATAAAAGACAAGAGATATATAAAATATAACTCAAGAGCTTTGATGGAAATAATGAACAAGGATCCAATAGCAGGTAGAATTTATAAATATATAAGTAAAATAAGATACGAAAGTAGTGATGGAAGAATTAACATAAGAACCTTAGCTGCTATAATTCCCCTAAGGATGGAACAAGAAACTGAGAGAATTTCTAAAAACGGTGAAAAAAAGTTTTATGTATTGAGCAGAGCAAAACAAGTTTTAAAAAGAGTTATAAAAGCTTATGAAGTTTTAAAAAAATTAGGTTATATAAAAAAATATTCCTATGAAGAAGCTAAAAAAGAAAATACATATTATTTAAATTATATTTTCAATGGAGAAAAGGATGGAGAATGTCATATATCAAGTTTTTTAGATAATAAAAATTCATCTTTTTTAGAGCATAATAAGAAAAAAATAATAAATACAACTAAATTGAAAAAAGAAATAGTTGAAGACGCTATTATAGTGAAAGAAAAGACAGCTTCATCTAGTAAAAACAAAAAAATCGAAACGTATAATGACCTCCCAGAAAAGTTGGCTTCATTTATACATAAAGCTAAAAGAAATATTTATGTGTTAAGAGCCTGGGATAAGAGAACAGACACTAAAATAAGAAAGATTTATAGGGAAGATGGAGAAAACTTAGCTTGTGAGATTTTAAAAATACTTTATAAAAATTTAAACAAAAATATAAAAACAACATTGGTTCAATATATTAATGGTGTTTTAAAAAATATTTATAAAACAAATAATGGACAAAAACAAAATCTAACATTATTCAATAATGATGTCAAAGAAAAAGTAATGATAAGTAAGAAAAAAATAAAGCAAGCAAGAAAAGGAATAAAGAATTCTTTAACAAACACAATAAAAGAATTAAAAGAAGATGTGGAGATTTCAAGAGACATATTAATAGAATTTGATAAGTTTGACGAATATGAGAAATTAAAGATAGAAGAAAAGGCTTTAAAGTTATGTTCAGAAGATACAGGGACAGAGGAAAGTTTTTTGTTTGTATTAAAAAGCAACTCAAAAATGATATATTTGAATACAATAAAAAAATATATTGGTCAAGTACTAGATAAATCAAAAGATTAA